One window of Paenibacillus sp. FSL K6-3182 genomic DNA carries:
- a CDS encoding ABC transporter substrate-binding protein gives MKKVQIRVSGFVMVIVLLLSMLAACSSNEGGNKQTNAPATTTGNKEGAEKPDVTEETSKPVGTVKIVLPGDQPKDMAGVQKAMEEKLKADGLNIKLQFTYFPWDQYSNKLNLIAASGEDYDMAWTHVSWLSQITAKNVIIPLNDLLDEQGMQLKESIPAANFLSVSIDNKIYGIPTLVPTAENNNFFVIRGDLREKYNLAPIKTLADFEAYLDTIKKNEPDMVPIANDNNRALLREFGDVYLPLGDNGAGPAYIDPADPNLEVKSFFESDIFRKIVETKRRWYLNGWMPKDAQEIKDSETALNNGKIAATWSNVLKTSERIDAFKQTLPNGKLEDVFLNPEKPKYVFDAAGNLLSIFSTSKNSEGAMAFINWFRSNQQNYDLFSYGVKDVNYKLDGDAVSVEGIAENSTYNQVYWAWDDIRMKHFSKNVDPSYIENLKVWDNGSVVAPTLGFRFNADPVKSEIAQIDAVGAEYVGAAYSGFIDYEKFYPEFKSKLKSAGIDKIIAEVQKQFNDFKANQASK, from the coding sequence TTGAAAAAAGTACAGATTAGAGTATCGGGTTTCGTCATGGTTATCGTTTTATTGCTTAGCATGTTAGCTGCATGCTCGTCTAATGAAGGGGGCAACAAACAAACAAATGCCCCTGCAACAACGACGGGAAATAAGGAGGGTGCTGAGAAGCCCGATGTTACGGAAGAAACCTCCAAGCCTGTAGGAACGGTAAAAATTGTTCTGCCAGGCGATCAACCGAAGGATATGGCAGGCGTTCAAAAGGCGATGGAAGAGAAGCTGAAAGCAGATGGACTTAACATCAAATTGCAATTTACATATTTCCCATGGGATCAGTATTCAAACAAGCTTAATCTAATTGCCGCTTCAGGAGAGGATTATGATATGGCCTGGACGCATGTAAGCTGGCTGTCGCAAATTACGGCCAAAAATGTCATCATTCCTCTCAATGATCTACTCGATGAGCAAGGCATGCAGCTGAAAGAAAGCATACCGGCTGCTAATTTCTTGAGCGTATCTATTGATAATAAGATATACGGCATTCCTACTCTAGTTCCGACTGCTGAGAACAATAACTTTTTTGTCATCCGCGGCGATTTAAGAGAGAAATACAATCTGGCTCCAATTAAAACATTAGCAGATTTCGAAGCCTACTTAGATACGATTAAGAAAAATGAGCCTGACATGGTTCCAATTGCAAATGATAACAATCGCGCCTTATTGAGAGAATTTGGCGATGTCTATTTGCCTCTTGGCGATAACGGCGCAGGTCCAGCTTACATTGACCCGGCAGATCCGAATTTGGAAGTTAAAAGCTTTTTTGAATCTGATATTTTCAGAAAAATAGTAGAAACAAAAAGAAGATGGTATTTGAATGGCTGGATGCCGAAAGATGCACAGGAGATTAAAGATTCTGAAACCGCACTCAACAATGGCAAAATCGCAGCGACATGGTCAAATGTTCTTAAGACATCAGAGCGTATCGATGCCTTCAAACAAACGCTGCCAAACGGCAAGCTGGAGGATGTATTCTTAAATCCGGAAAAACCTAAATATGTTTTTGATGCAGCTGGAAATCTATTGTCTATTTTCTCGACCAGCAAGAACAGCGAAGGAGCTATGGCCTTTATTAACTGGTTCAGAAGCAATCAACAGAATTATGATCTGTTCTCTTATGGCGTTAAAGACGTGAATTATAAGCTTGACGGTGATGCGGTTTCGGTTGAAGGCATTGCTGAGAACTCCACCTACAATCAGGTTTACTGGGCATGGGATGATATCCGCATGAAGCATTTTAGTAAAAATGTTGATCCGAGCTACATTGAGAACTTGAAGGTATGGGATAATGGTTCCGTCGTTGCGCCTACACTTGGCTTCCGTTTCAACGCTGATCCGGTGAAATCCGAAATTGCTCAAATTGACGCGGTTGGGGCGGAGTATGTGGGTGCTGCGTATTCTGGCTTCATCGACTATGAAAAGTTTTATCCTGAATTTAAGAGCAAGCTGAAGTCAGCTGGAATCGATAAAATAATCGCTGAAGTACAGAAGCAATTCAATGATTTCAAAGCAAATCAAGCGTCAAAATGA
- a CDS encoding ABC transporter permease subunit — MSQVSLITSKDYQVRKSKRGLFYELWKNGWYYMMALPGILFFLVFSYMPLPGLVIAFKDYNFLEGMFGSKWVGLNNFKFFFHGEYAWRTTFNTLFINANYIVFGTLFSVAFALLLNELRNGLLKRLYQSLMFLPYFFSAIVVGNFVYLVFSTKYGIANQLLDTWHLSTIDWYSNAQYWVSILVGVFIWKNTGYAVVMYLATIVGIDDELYEAAALDGAGRWQKVRYITLPLLVPTIIILTLLSVGKMFYGDFQTIYSIVGDNGLLFATTDVIDTYVFRAVKSVGDISMPAAVGLYQSVCGFITVVACNWAVKKYNDDHSLF; from the coding sequence TTGAGTCAGGTATCACTAATTACAAGTAAGGATTATCAGGTGCGCAAATCAAAAAGAGGTTTGTTTTATGAACTGTGGAAAAATGGCTGGTATTACATGATGGCGCTGCCGGGAATATTGTTTTTCTTAGTTTTCAGCTATATGCCGCTTCCGGGCTTAGTCATTGCCTTTAAAGATTACAATTTTCTTGAGGGTATGTTTGGGAGCAAGTGGGTAGGGCTCAATAACTTCAAGTTTTTCTTTCATGGAGAATACGCATGGAGAACCACATTTAACACGCTGTTTATTAATGCCAATTACATTGTTTTCGGTACGCTGTTCTCCGTAGCTTTTGCCTTATTGCTAAATGAATTAAGAAATGGTCTGCTCAAGAGGCTGTACCAAAGCCTTATGTTCTTGCCGTATTTCTTCTCCGCAATCGTTGTTGGGAACTTCGTTTATTTGGTCTTCAGTACCAAATACGGCATTGCGAATCAGCTGTTGGACACATGGCACCTTTCAACGATTGATTGGTATTCTAACGCGCAGTACTGGGTTTCTATTCTGGTCGGTGTATTTATTTGGAAAAATACGGGGTATGCGGTGGTTATGTATTTAGCTACGATCGTTGGGATCGACGATGAGCTTTATGAGGCTGCGGCTCTGGACGGCGCAGGAAGATGGCAAAAGGTCCGTTACATTACGCTGCCGTTATTAGTACCAACGATTATTATTCTTACGTTATTGTCGGTGGGTAAAATGTTTTACGGTGATTTTCAAACTATCTATTCCATCGTTGGTGATAACGGGCTGCTCTTCGCAACGACGGACGTTATCGATACTTATGTGTTCAGAGCAGTTAAATCGGTAGGCGACATCAGCATGCCGGCTGCTGTGGGACTCTATCAATCGGTATGCGGATTTATTACCGTTGTTGCATGCAACTGGGCAGTAAAAAAATATAACGATGACCATTCATTGTTTTAG
- a CDS encoding carbohydrate ABC transporter permease, with protein sequence MSNHNGRAAQILFHVIFLAFCLFTTIPFILTIIVSITNENSIVKNGYRFIPDRFSLDAYRLIFSSSEIYNAYTISIAVTVLGTLLSLLITSMLAYAIAVQKVKYRNAIALLVFIPMIFNAGLVPWYIFITKYLHLKDSIFALILPMLVSPFNVFLVRNYFKSLPPALMESAEIEGASPLYIFRKIILPLSAPIIATIALFYALAYWNDWNLALWLIDSRELYPLQFMLFKIQSMINYMSSGGNYGVGNSTLPSDSAQMAMVLVTIGPIVLVYPFVQKYFIKGIMIGAVKG encoded by the coding sequence GTGAGCAACCATAATGGAAGAGCAGCGCAAATTCTATTCCATGTCATTTTCCTTGCATTTTGTCTGTTTACGACGATACCTTTTATACTCACCATTATCGTGTCGATCACGAATGAGAACTCGATTGTAAAAAATGGATATCGATTCATTCCTGACCGCTTCTCGCTGGATGCTTATAGACTGATTTTCTCAAGCAGTGAGATCTATAACGCCTATACGATCTCTATTGCCGTGACCGTCTTAGGAACCCTCCTAAGTCTGTTGATTACCTCTATGCTAGCCTATGCGATTGCGGTTCAGAAGGTAAAGTACAGAAATGCTATCGCGCTTCTCGTGTTTATTCCGATGATATTCAACGCGGGACTTGTTCCATGGTATATATTCATTACGAAGTATCTGCATCTAAAAGATTCTATTTTCGCGCTAATTTTACCGATGCTGGTGAGCCCGTTTAATGTTTTTCTCGTGCGAAATTACTTTAAGTCATTGCCGCCGGCGCTTATGGAATCAGCAGAAATAGAAGGAGCAAGCCCGCTTTATATTTTCAGAAAAATAATACTCCCTCTATCGGCGCCCATTATAGCGACTATCGCTCTTTTTTACGCTTTAGCTTACTGGAATGACTGGAATTTAGCCCTGTGGCTCATCGATAGCCGTGAATTATATCCACTTCAATTCATGTTGTTTAAAATTCAATCCATGATCAATTATATGAGCTCTGGCGGCAATTACGGAGTAGGCAACAGTACATTGCCTTCTGACTCTGCACAAATGGCTATGGTGCTCGTTACCATCGGGCCGATCGTCCTTGTGTATCCTTTTGTTCAAAAGTATTTCATTAAAGGGATCATGATCGGAGCGGTTAAAGGATAG